The following proteins are co-located in the Paludibaculum fermentans genome:
- a CDS encoding 3-keto-disaccharide hydrolase: MLSRRTFLAAVPAVALAQQADESGFQPVTGWTIVDGPDSAYTITGSEIAVHSHASFPCWLRSGRQYENFELRGEFFVKGWTDSGFYLHAPEFGRPSQAGFQIKVFHEKEAKATPYSVGALFPLIAPSKINVQPGWNPIRVVFDWPKLQVSINGEVVQDLDVTANPELAPRLRNGYLGIVAASAECKFRNLRVKELPGKQKWQPLYTQPGDLAAKWTVSEGKPNFTELGDILRADGAGHLASKEQFRDFQLQLYIRGCPQHNGGVLFRSGGRGTNPSKGYEIQLHNVEEAHFPTGSLYHFKRARYPRIEDGKWFLLELWVKDKQCRVRVDGDTILEYSTLENLEEGFIELQAHRQGFWLEFKDILIQRL, translated from the coding sequence ATGCTCTCCCGACGCACTTTCCTCGCAGCCGTTCCCGCGGTCGCCCTTGCCCAGCAGGCAGACGAGTCCGGCTTCCAGCCCGTCACCGGATGGACGATTGTCGATGGGCCGGATTCGGCCTATACGATCACAGGTTCCGAGATTGCCGTGCATTCGCACGCGTCGTTCCCGTGCTGGCTGCGTTCCGGCCGCCAGTATGAGAACTTCGAGCTGCGCGGCGAGTTCTTCGTCAAGGGCTGGACGGATTCCGGTTTCTATCTCCACGCGCCTGAGTTCGGCCGTCCGTCGCAGGCCGGCTTCCAGATTAAGGTTTTCCACGAAAAAGAGGCCAAGGCCACGCCGTATTCCGTGGGTGCGCTGTTCCCGTTGATTGCCCCTTCGAAGATCAATGTCCAGCCGGGCTGGAATCCCATTCGGGTCGTGTTCGACTGGCCGAAGCTGCAGGTTTCGATCAACGGGGAAGTGGTGCAGGATCTGGATGTTACGGCCAACCCGGAGCTCGCTCCCCGGCTGCGGAACGGCTATCTGGGCATTGTCGCCGCCTCGGCCGAGTGCAAGTTCCGCAACCTGCGGGTGAAGGAGTTGCCGGGTAAGCAGAAGTGGCAGCCACTCTATACGCAGCCGGGCGACCTGGCGGCGAAGTGGACGGTGTCCGAGGGCAAACCAAACTTCACGGAACTGGGCGATATCCTGCGCGCCGACGGGGCAGGGCATCTGGCTTCAAAAGAACAGTTTCGCGACTTCCAGTTGCAGCTCTACATCCGAGGCTGCCCGCAGCACAACGGCGGAGTCCTGTTCCGCAGCGGCGGCCGGGGTACCAACCCCAGCAAGGGCTACGAGATCCAGCTCCACAACGTGGAGGAAGCGCACTTCCCCACGGGATCGCTCTACCACTTCAAGCGCGCCCGCTATCCCCGAATTGAGGACGGCAAGTGGTTCCTGCTGGAACTGTGGGTGAAGGACAAGCAGTGCCGGGTGCGGGTCGACGGCGACACGATCCTGGAGTATTCGACGCTCGAGAACCTCGAAGAAGGTTTTATTGAGCTGCAGGCGCACCGGCAGGGCTTCTGGCTGGAGTTCAAGGACATCCTGATCCAGCGTTTGTAA
- a CDS encoding tetratricopeptide repeat protein: MPPGLPGYLDELLRTPRFAGAERISRFLRFVVAKTLAGEAAEIKETLIATEVYGRKPDYDPRADSIVRVEASRLRAKLKDYYEHEGAADAIRIDLPKGSYVPVFLEVAPQTPGSPEPVDVPLPTHARPRWRWWWAAGGAALFAALGIALALHPPSAQPAALPSITILPFDNLTGRAELTALSVGLADEVAAGLGRAGNLRVAGRQSGIGNAATRRPLSSSDQEGFLLEGSIREDSQQVRIVADLVSRADGYQVWSRSMDANQSRSLEQQTHLAQEIAKEVDAVITDLHHERASEWSASQHQAYQLYTRARQQMGDSDVLLTHGADMLEPPSLAALTSVTALFNQALALNPKLAQAHAGLAWVYLSASEADPELIRKAREAAQRALALDANAAEAYAVLGYDQYLHGWDFVQAEENMGKALSLQFRAPMWLRLYSEISGIRGNLAAAARKLDEGAAALPGSLSIKLARGIVAYQSLDSQTALSIASDLLARKPGYSMAFWLRGLALEQVGRHAQALAAFDECLKSSPGDPRCTPARAHSLARLGRRAEAVHVMEAIQLRTSPLARSPYSVALIQTGLNNYPAALTALESAYALHDHSLPFAGLDPRLSVLADQPRFQAILHKLRVR, from the coding sequence CGCCGAAATCAAAGAGACGCTCATTGCCACCGAGGTGTACGGCCGGAAGCCGGACTATGACCCGCGAGCCGATTCCATCGTCCGGGTCGAGGCCAGCCGCCTCCGCGCCAAATTGAAGGACTACTACGAGCACGAGGGAGCAGCCGACGCCATCCGCATCGACCTCCCCAAGGGGTCGTATGTGCCGGTCTTCCTGGAGGTGGCGCCTCAGACCCCGGGTTCGCCCGAGCCCGTCGATGTGCCCCTGCCTACACACGCCAGGCCGCGCTGGCGTTGGTGGTGGGCGGCCGGCGGCGCCGCCCTGTTTGCCGCGCTGGGCATTGCCCTGGCCTTACATCCACCCTCCGCGCAGCCGGCGGCGCTGCCCTCGATCACAATCCTGCCGTTCGACAACCTCACCGGCCGCGCCGAACTGACCGCTCTTTCCGTGGGTTTGGCCGACGAGGTGGCCGCCGGACTCGGCCGTGCCGGAAATCTCCGCGTCGCCGGCCGGCAGTCCGGTATCGGTAATGCGGCCACTCGCCGCCCCCTGTCTTCTAGTGACCAGGAAGGATTCCTGCTCGAAGGCTCGATCCGCGAGGACAGCCAGCAGGTCCGGATCGTCGCCGACCTCGTCAGCCGCGCCGACGGCTACCAGGTCTGGTCCCGTTCCATGGACGCAAACCAGTCCCGCTCGCTGGAGCAGCAGACCCATCTGGCCCAGGAAATCGCAAAAGAGGTCGACGCCGTCATCACCGACCTCCACCACGAACGCGCCAGCGAGTGGTCGGCCAGCCAGCACCAGGCCTATCAGCTCTATACCCGCGCCCGGCAGCAGATGGGCGACTCCGATGTCCTGCTCACCCACGGCGCCGACATGCTGGAACCTCCCTCGCTGGCCGCGCTGACGTCAGTCACCGCCCTTTTCAATCAGGCACTTGCGCTGAATCCCAAACTGGCCCAGGCTCACGCCGGCCTGGCCTGGGTCTATCTCTCCGCCTCGGAAGCAGACCCCGAGCTGATCCGTAAAGCCCGCGAAGCCGCCCAGCGAGCCCTGGCGCTCGACGCCAACGCGGCAGAGGCCTATGCCGTGTTGGGTTACGATCAGTACCTGCACGGCTGGGACTTCGTGCAAGCCGAAGAAAACATGGGCAAAGCCCTCAGTCTGCAATTCCGTGCGCCCATGTGGCTGAGGCTCTACAGTGAGATTTCGGGAATCCGCGGCAACCTCGCCGCCGCGGCGCGGAAGCTGGATGAAGGAGCCGCCGCGCTGCCCGGTTCCCTGTCCATCAAACTGGCTCGGGGGATCGTCGCCTACCAGTCCCTGGACTCACAGACCGCCTTGAGCATTGCTTCCGACCTGCTTGCCAGGAAACCCGGTTACTCGATGGCGTTCTGGTTGCGCGGCCTTGCCCTGGAACAGGTGGGCCGGCACGCGCAGGCCCTGGCCGCCTTCGACGAATGCCTCAAGTCCTCGCCCGGAGATCCGCGCTGCACGCCCGCCCGAGCCCACAGCCTCGCCAGACTGGGCAGGCGAGCCGAAGCAGTGCATGTCATGGAGGCCATCCAGTTGAGAACCAGCCCGCTGGCACGATCCCCGTACTCCGTCGCGCTGATCCAGACCGGGCTGAATAACTATCCGGCCGCACTCACCGCGCTCGAGTCCGCGTACGCTCTGCATGACCACAGCCTGCCCTTCGCCGGGCTCGATCCACGGCTGTCGGTGCTGGCGGATCAGCCGCGCTTCCAGGCCATCCTGCACAAGCTCAGGGTGCGGTAG
- a CDS encoding TonB-dependent receptor plug domain-containing protein, whose protein sequence is MRLFLLCLGLTPACCLLFAQSDPPVLKQSVVVTGTWQPLPLEEADRSIDSLPVRGQTLLFNSFVDLLRLDPSLDLRQRGQNGVQGDLSIRGASFGQTLVLLNGRRLNDPQSGHHNMDLPVPMESIQSIEVLRGTGSTLYGSDAVGGVVNIITAPPEAWQARIRMAAGSFGTNQESATITGLVGPLTQQFTFSRDFSTGFIANRDYRNLAFGSTTRFASKMGSTDLDLGYADKPFGAQDFYGAYPSWERTKTWYSGLRQSLGERTEASFSFRRHTDLFYLYRDNPQRYQNNHIAESWQASVRRREPLGRTMTLFYGVEGFGENINSTNLGVHNRARGTGYVSLDIRALKRFSLTTGVRTESYRGIFDQVSPSIGVGYYATSKFKLRGGVSRAYRLPTFTDLYYKDPANQGNAALQTETAWSTEGGAEYRPTANLRLQTTVFHRRDRNGIDYMSSSPTGPWVAANITRLNFTGVESSAAWRWRHQLFDVSYTGLRGVSELLPGIYTKYSFNYPIHSAVASWTGTLPGSLTARTRIGAMERRARDPYGVWDLYLARNRGPVRPFVQFTNLANTRYQEILSIPLPGRAVLGGVEIVIR, encoded by the coding sequence ATGCGCCTTTTTCTCCTGTGTCTCGGTCTGACGCCAGCCTGCTGCCTGCTGTTTGCGCAGTCGGATCCTCCCGTCCTGAAGCAATCCGTTGTGGTCACCGGCACCTGGCAGCCGCTGCCTCTAGAGGAGGCTGACCGCAGCATCGACTCCCTGCCTGTACGCGGCCAAACCCTTCTCTTCAATAGCTTTGTCGACCTGCTTCGGCTCGACCCGTCGCTCGATCTGCGGCAACGCGGCCAGAACGGCGTGCAGGGTGACCTCTCCATCCGCGGTGCCAGTTTCGGCCAGACGCTCGTGCTCCTCAACGGACGGCGGCTGAACGACCCGCAATCCGGCCATCACAATATGGATTTGCCCGTGCCGATGGAGTCCATTCAATCCATTGAGGTTCTGCGGGGCACGGGTTCGACTCTCTATGGCTCCGACGCGGTGGGCGGCGTGGTGAACATCATCACGGCTCCGCCGGAGGCGTGGCAGGCCCGAATCCGGATGGCGGCGGGCAGTTTCGGGACGAACCAGGAGTCGGCTACGATCACTGGCCTGGTTGGGCCGCTCACCCAGCAGTTCACCTTCTCGCGGGATTTCTCCACCGGGTTCATTGCCAATCGGGATTACCGGAATCTGGCGTTCGGCTCCACCACCCGGTTCGCGTCCAAAATGGGTTCGACTGATCTGGATCTGGGTTACGCCGATAAGCCGTTCGGCGCGCAGGATTTCTACGGCGCGTATCCCTCGTGGGAGCGGACGAAAACCTGGTACAGCGGACTGCGCCAGTCGCTCGGTGAGCGCACCGAGGCTTCGTTCAGCTTCCGCCGCCACACCGATCTGTTCTATCTCTACCGGGATAATCCACAGCGCTACCAGAACAACCACATTGCGGAAAGCTGGCAGGCCAGCGTGCGCCGCCGCGAACCGCTGGGCCGAACCATGACTCTGTTCTACGGGGTAGAAGGCTTCGGCGAGAACATCAACTCGACGAACCTGGGCGTCCACAACCGGGCGCGCGGAACCGGCTATGTTTCCCTGGACATCCGGGCGCTGAAGCGGTTCTCGTTGACCACCGGGGTACGGACGGAGAGCTACCGCGGCATCTTCGACCAGGTCAGCCCGTCGATCGGAGTGGGCTACTACGCGACCTCGAAGTTCAAGCTGCGCGGCGGAGTGAGCCGTGCCTACCGGCTGCCAACCTTCACCGATCTGTACTACAAGGATCCCGCCAATCAGGGCAACGCGGCGCTGCAGACCGAGACTGCCTGGAGCACCGAGGGCGGAGCCGAGTACCGGCCCACCGCCAACCTGCGGCTGCAAACGACCGTGTTCCACCGGCGCGACCGCAACGGGATCGATTACATGAGTTCGTCGCCCACCGGACCCTGGGTCGCCGCGAACATCACCAGGCTGAACTTCACCGGCGTCGAGAGTTCGGCGGCCTGGCGCTGGCGCCACCAATTGTTCGACGTCAGCTACACCGGCCTGCGCGGCGTCTCTGAACTCCTGCCTGGAATCTATACGAAGTATTCTTTCAATTACCCCATCCACTCGGCGGTGGCCTCGTGGACCGGCACCTTGCCCGGCTCCCTCACCGCGCGGACCCGCATTGGCGCCATGGAGCGCCGGGCCCGCGATCCCTACGGAGTATGGGATCTATACCTGGCGCGAAACCGCGGTCCGGTGCGGCCGTTCGTCCAATTCACAAATCTGGCGAACACGCGCTACCAGGAGATCCTGAGCATCCCGCTGCCCGGCCGGGCGGTGTTGGGCGGCGTGGAAATCGTCATCCGATAG
- a CDS encoding Lrp/AsnC family transcriptional regulator: MLDDVDAQLLAALQFDARVSNVELARQVGMAPSAVLERVRKLEERGLIRAYEAKLNARALGIGLTAFVFVRAEERIGAQETSLQLAEIPEVQEVHHIAGEDCYLVKLRVHDTDALASLLRERFGSIPTIRSTRTTIVLQTVKEVSTLPIPAPKAGAGKGDKSRA; encoded by the coding sequence ATGCTTGACGACGTCGACGCCCAACTTCTCGCCGCGCTGCAGTTTGACGCCCGAGTCAGCAATGTAGAACTCGCCCGGCAGGTGGGCATGGCTCCCTCTGCCGTGCTGGAACGCGTTCGAAAGCTGGAAGAGCGCGGGCTGATTCGAGCGTACGAAGCCAAATTGAACGCTCGCGCGCTGGGTATCGGACTGACGGCCTTTGTGTTCGTCCGGGCCGAGGAGCGTATTGGCGCGCAGGAGACTTCGCTCCAGTTGGCGGAGATCCCGGAAGTCCAGGAAGTCCATCATATTGCAGGGGAAGACTGCTACCTGGTGAAGCTGAGGGTGCACGACACCGACGCCCTGGCCAGCTTGCTGCGCGAGCGTTTCGGCAGCATTCCCACCATTCGCTCAACCCGAACGACCATCGTTCTCCAAACAGTCAAGGAAGTTTCCACGCTGCCCATTCCGGCGCCCAAGGCTGGAGCGGGGAAGGGAGACAAGAGCCGTGCCTGA
- the yedA gene encoding drug/metabolite exporter YedA, producing the protein MPDVKATATRWRLLLAFAIVYVVWGSTYLGIRYAIETIPPLLMAGTRFLTAGSILLIWSLLRNKVRPTWKHWRSALVMGTLMLLCGNGFVTLAEQRIPSGLAALLVASEPLMLVLVAWAAPRGLRPTGRDFAGIFLGFAGVAVLVWPSNVSGPGADLIGAALVLSAALGWAVGSIYGIDAPTAPAPILANGMTMLCGGTLLFLSGVFRGELPQVQPEKFSVVSMAAWGYLVVFGSILAFSAYTYLLTATTPAKASTYAFVNPVVAVMLGWAIAGEPLSVRAFCAMAAIVAAVVILTAGHRKKVEPESGFTAEALTVE; encoded by the coding sequence GTGCCTGACGTCAAAGCGACAGCTACCCGCTGGCGGTTATTGCTGGCGTTTGCCATTGTTTACGTGGTGTGGGGCTCGACATACCTGGGCATCCGCTACGCCATTGAGACCATTCCTCCGCTGCTGATGGCCGGCACTCGATTCCTTACTGCCGGGTCCATTTTGCTGATTTGGAGCCTCCTCCGGAACAAGGTGCGGCCCACCTGGAAACACTGGCGCTCGGCGCTGGTGATGGGCACGCTCATGTTGTTGTGCGGCAACGGCTTTGTCACCCTGGCCGAGCAGCGGATCCCTTCGGGCCTGGCGGCGTTGCTGGTTGCCAGCGAACCCCTGATGCTGGTGTTGGTCGCCTGGGCGGCGCCGCGCGGGTTGCGGCCCACCGGCCGGGATTTCGCGGGCATCTTCCTCGGGTTTGCGGGTGTGGCGGTCCTGGTCTGGCCGTCGAATGTGAGCGGACCGGGCGCCGACCTGATCGGCGCGGCCCTGGTCCTGAGCGCGGCCCTGGGCTGGGCGGTGGGTTCGATCTACGGGATCGACGCACCAACGGCTCCGGCGCCAATCCTGGCGAATGGCATGACCATGCTGTGCGGCGGGACTTTACTGTTCCTTTCCGGCGTTTTCCGCGGCGAACTGCCGCAGGTGCAACCGGAGAAGTTCTCCGTGGTGTCGATGGCGGCCTGGGGCTACCTGGTGGTCTTCGGGTCGATTCTGGCTTTCTCCGCCTATACCTACCTACTGACAGCGACAACTCCGGCCAAGGCAAGCACCTATGCCTTCGTGAATCCGGTGGTAGCCGTGATGTTGGGGTGGGCGATCGCGGGCGAGCCGCTGAGTGTGCGTGCCTTCTGCGCCATGGCCGCGATTGTGGCGGCGGTTGTAATCTTGACGGCGGGGCATCGTAAGAAGGTGGAGCCGGAGTCCGGCTTCACGGCGGAGGCACTTACCGTTGAATAG